The sequence ATGTCCTGCTTGCAGCTTATTCTAGAAATACCGAGATGCCTAATCCAGCACCTTGAAGTCTTGCTGGATCAGACCAGGGTTGCAAAGTAGTGGTGCCGTTTCCATACGgggcagcagctcgagtgTTGTCTGCTCCACTGCTGTCAACCACGATAGATCTCGATTGctgcgatgacgatgatgctgcAGTGCTGGTTGTAGTCGCAGctggcgatggtggtggaggatTCCAAAAGTCGTTACTAATGATATCGCAATGTAGCGTGCGCAGTACCGACAGCATGCTCTTCTTATCCTTCTTctcttgcttcttggcttgctttgctgctaCGCGTCGGCTTTCGTTCTTGATTCGCAACTTTTCGTCCTTCAAATTTGTCAATACTTGAGTTTCTTCCACTGTGTCACTTGTAACAGCTTTCTCAGCTTCCATTTGTGATCCTGTCGCAGCGGTCGAGTGGCTTGGAATTTCTTGCGATGAATCAGCGCAAGTCCAGACGAGCGTCGTCCCTTTCCGAAACATAGCTTCCAGCCTGTCATAATTGATCCCAAACTGTGAATGCAAAATCTCATGCTTGTCCGCCGACACTGTCC comes from Mycosarcoma maydis chromosome 1, whole genome shotgun sequence and encodes:
- a CDS encoding tRNA guanylyltransferase (related to THG1 - protein required for tRNA-His guanylylation at 5 prime end); protein product: MAGTKFAYVRNFELPDSVIPSTYLVVRIDGKGFHKFSAAHTFAKPNDALALELMNEAARYVMYSLKGHIALAFGESDEYSFLLRRSTTLYNRRNSKITTHIVSLFTSAYVFSWSKFFPRNPLLHPPSFDGRMVVYPNEKVVRDYFSWRQADTHINNLYNTVFWALVLQAGLTEQEATKRLEGTVSADKHEILHSQFGINYDRLEAMFRKGTTLVWTCADSSQEIPSHSTAATGSQMEAEKAVTSDTVEETQVLTNLKDEKLRIKNESRRVAAKQAKKQEKKDKKSMLSVLRTLHCDIISNDFWNPPPPSPAATTTSTAASSSSQQSRSIVVDSSGADNTRAAAPYGNGTTTLQPWSDPARLQGAGLGISVFLE